Proteins from one Cryptomeria japonica chromosome 4, Sugi_1.0, whole genome shotgun sequence genomic window:
- the LOC131070278 gene encoding ammonium transporter 1 member 3 → MAPFQSLLMQPTGAHLNTQNAAIIEAINAVYLLFSAYLVFTMQLGFAMLCAGSVRAKNTMNIMLTNVIDAATGGVFYYLFGFAFAFGTGPRANGFIGHYFFALTGIPNETYDYSYFLYQWAFAIAVAGIVSGSIAERTQFEAYLIYSSLLTGFVYPVVSHWIWSPDGWASASRTDRLLFGSGAIDFAGSGVVHMVGGVAGLWGALIEGPRVGRFDAFGRSVAMRGHSGTLVVLGTFLLWFGWYGFNAGSFINILSVESSTGDLETYGSAVGRTAVTTTLAGSTAALTTLFGRRVLAGHWNLLDVCNGLLGGFVAITSGCAVVDPWAAIVCGFVAAWVLIGFNLLAGKVKFDDPLEAAQLHGGCGAWGVLFTGLFAREDFVVQIYGSAGRPFGVLMGGGWGLIGAQVVEILVIAGWVSVTMGPLFFGLQKMNLLRISRDEEVAGMDISSHGGYAYDHRVDDGDGSGSYGEYVKRMAR, encoded by the coding sequence ATGGCTCCATTCCAAAGCCTTCTCATGCAGCCCACAGGGGCTCACCTGAACACCCAAAATGCTGCAATCATAGAAGCAATAAACGCAGTGTACCTGCTCTTCTCAGCATATCTGGTCTTCACAATGCAACTGGGCTTCGCGATGCTCTGCGCTGGTTCAGTGCGGGCGAAGAACACCATGAACATAATGCTCACAAACGTCATAGACGCAGCCACAGGGGGTGTTTTCTACTATCTTTTCGGCTTCGCCTTCGCATTCGGAACAGGTCCCCGGGCGAACGGTTTCATCGGCCATTACTTCTTTGCTCTGACGGGCATCCCCAATGAAACATACGACTACAGCTACTTTCTCTACCAATGGGCCTTCGCCATTGCGGTCGCAGGCATCGTGAGTGGATCCATAGCCGAACGAACGCAATTTGAGGCATACTTGATATACTCCTCCCTGCTGACCGGGTTCGTGTACCCGGTGGTCTCACATTGGATCTGGTCACCCGACGGTTGGGCGAGTGCGAGTCGGACCGACCGCTTATTGTTCGGGTCGGGCGCGATAGATTTCGCGGGTAGCGGTGTCGTTCACATGGTGGGAGGTGTGGCGGGTCTGTGGGGGGCGTTGATTGAGGGCCCACGGGTCGGACGGTTCGATGCATTCGGTCGATCCGTCGCCATGCGCGGTCACAGTGGAACGCTCGTTGTACTGGGGACATTTCTGTTGTGGTTCGGTTGGTACGGTTTCAATGCCGGTTCGTTTATCAATATCCTCTCAGTGGAGTCCTCAACAGGGGATTTGGAAACCTACGGATCTGCGGTCGGCCGGACTGCGGTTACTACGACTCTTGCCGGGTCGACCGCGGCTCTGACAACTTTGTTCGGCCGACGGGTCCTGGCCGGGCACTGGAACTTGCTGGACGTCTGCAACGGATTGCTTGGCGGTTTTGTGGCCATTACCTCGGGTTGCGCTGTTGTGGATCCTTGGGCGGCTATTGTGTGTGGATTTGTGGCGGCTTGGGTGTTGATTGGGTTTAATTTGCTGGCGGGTAAGGTGAAGTTTGATGATCCGCTCGAGGCTGCTCAGTTGCACGGCGGGTGTGGAGCTTGGGGAGTTTTGTTTACGGGATTGTTTGCGAGGGAGGATTTTGTTGTTCAGATTTATGGTTCGGCGGGTCGGCCGTTTGGGGTGTTGATGGGTGGCGGTTGGGGACTGATTGGGGCTCAGGTTGTGGAGATTCTGGTTATTGCCGGGTGGGTTTCGGTCACCATGGGGCCGCTCTTTTTTGGGTTGCAGAAGATGAATTTGCTGAGAATATCGAGAGATGAGGAGGTCGCAGGAATGGATATTTCCAGCCATGGTGGGTATGCTTATGACCACCGGGTGGACGACGGGGATGGGTCTGGTAGTTATGGTGAATATGTCAAGAGGATGGCTCGTTAA